The DNA region GAGCCCTCCGCGGTCCGCGCCCTGGACCGTGGCGTCCCGCTCAACGGCTACCCCATCACCTCCTACAGCCCGGACACCTCACGCTGGATGCTCGACGGGATCGAGGAGGCCCGCTTCCCCGTCCAGGTCCGGCACGGCTCAGCCCGCCCGCAGCGGATCGTCGCCGCGCTCGCCCGGCTCGGCCTCACCGCCACCGAGGGCGGACCCGTCTCGTACTGCCTGCCATACGGCCGCACCCCACTCGTCGACTCCGTCCGCAACTGGCAGGAGACCTGCGAGCAGCTGGCCGCCCTGCGCACCGACGGCGCCGAACCGCACCTGGAGAGCTTCGGCGGCTGCATGCTCGGCCAGCTGTGCCCGCCGGGTCTGCTCGTGGCGATCAGCGCCCTGGAGGGCGTGTTCTTCCACCGGGCAGGCCTGCGCTCCATCTCGCTGAGCTACGCCCAGCAGACCAGTGTCGCCCAGGACCAGCAGGCCATACGCGCACTCCGCCGCCTGGCTGCCGACCTTCTGCCGGAGACCGACTGGCACATCGTGGTGTACACCTACATGGGGGTCTACCCCCGCTCCACCCGCGGCGCCCACGCCCTCCTGGAGGACTCCGCCACACTGGCGGTCACGGCGGGCGCCCAGCGACTGATCGTCAAGACGGCCGCAGAGGCCCACCGCATCCCGACCGTCGCCGAGAACGTCCGCGCCCTGCGCATCGCGGCCGACGCGGCGGCCCGCGCCGCCGACCGGTCCGACCGGTCCGACCGGTCCGACGGGGCCGACGACCCGGCGGACAACCCGGTGTACGCGGAGGCCAGGGCCCTCGTGGACGCCGTCCTCGACCTGGACGCCGACCTCGGCACCGCACTGTCCAAGGCCTTCGAACGCGGATACCTCGACGTCCCCTTCTGCCTGCACCCCGACAACGCGGGCCGCTCCCGCAGTCACATCGACGAGACAGGCCGGCTGACCTGGTCGGACATCGGCGCCATGCCCATCGGGCAGGTCACCCCCCTGCACGGCTCCCGGCTCACCGCGGCCGGACTCCACGACGCGCTGACCTTCGTCCAGCGCCGCTACGACGACCACCTCGACCACGACGACGACCACACCCCCGCCGTTCCGCTCCTTCAGGAGGTATGACTGTGACCGTCACCATCGCCGAGGCCGTGGACGAGGCACCGCTGCCCTTCCCTTCCTCCCCCGACGCGCACCTCACCGACCCGCTGACCCGGGCCACCCTGCGCGTGCAGAGCCGCATGCTCGCCGCCACCCGGGCCTTCCTGACGGCCCGCGGCTTCCAGGAACTGCTGCCGCCGATCATCGGCCCGGTCACCGACCCCGGCATCCGCGGATCGAAGCAGGTCGACGTCGACTTCTACGGCCACACGTACAAGATGATGACGAGCGCGATCCTGTACAAGCAGGCGTCACTGCTCGCCTTCGACAAGATCTTCTACATCGCGCCGAACGTCCGCCTGGAACCGCTGGAGACGGCGGTCACCCACCGCCACCTCGCCGAGTTCCACCAGATCGACGTCGAGATCCGCGACGCCCGCCGCGAGGACGCGATGGACCTCGCCGAGCAGCTCGTCACCCATGTCGTCGCCGACGCCGTCGCCGGCCTGCCGGACGACCTCGCCCTGCTCGGCCGGGACACCGACACCCTGCACAAGGCCGTCGCCGCGTCCTTCGGACGCGTCGCCCACCGGCAGGCCACCACCGAGCTGACCGGCCTGGGCCACCCGCAGGACCCGGCCGCCGAGATCGACTGGCAGGGCGAGGAGATCGTCTCCGCCCGCGCCGGGCGCCCCTTCTTCATCACCGACTACCCCAAGGGCTCGCGCGGCTTCTACGACAAGGAGGACGCCCAACACCCCGGCGTCCTGCGGAATTTCGACCTCATCGCCCCCGAGGGCTACGGCGAGCTGGCCAGCGGCAGCGAACGCGAACACGACTACGCCAGCCTCGTCACCCGCATGCGCGAGACCGGCGAGAACCCCGCCAAGTACGGCTGGTACCTGGACCTGGCCCGCCGGGGGATACCCGCCAGCTCCGGCTTCGGAATCGGCCTGGAACGCTTCACCCGTTACGTCACCGGCCGGCAGGCCGCCTGGCAGGCCAGCGCCTACCCCAAACTCCCCGGGGTGGTGTCCGCATGACCACCGCACTCGTCGCGGACGGCTTCCCCGAGGAGCAGGACCGCCTGCGCGCCCGGCAGGGCGCCGGGGCCGTCTTCCCGGCCGAGTCCGGCTACGGCAGCGCACTGCCCGGCGCCGTGCCCGCACCGCCGGGCGGCCGGGCCCCGCACGACGGGGGCGATCCGCTGCCAGCCGCCACCTCGGCGAGGCCGCCGGACGCCAGGCCGCAGCGCTCGGCATCCCGCTGGTCACCGGGGAGAACATCGTCCCCGTCAACGGCTACCGCAGCGCCGGTGACAACGGCGTCTCACCGCTCCTCGCCGTCGACGAGGACCGCGAGGCCGGTCTGACCCGCCTCGTCGAGGCCCTCGCCCTCGAACTGCGCACGCTGACCAGCGCGGTCGGCAAGTACCACGTGAACGCCCTGGACCCGGAGGACCTGTTCCTGCCGGAACCCTGAACGCCGGCACCGCCTGGCCCCGCCTCAGCACCACACTCGCGATTCCCCGTCGTGGCCGCACGGGACGCCCGGCACGCCGCGAGATACCCGTGCACGCCCGAACCTTCGAGAATGGGTCGAGAAGATGTCTCACCAGCCCACCGTGCAGGCCCCCGCCGTCGACACCGACGAGTACAACAGCACCGCCGTGCGACTCCCCGAGGGTGCCCTGCACGAGTTGTTCGCCGCGCAGGCCGCCCGGACCCCGGACGCCGTGGCGCTGGTGTGCGGAGAACACGAACTCACCTACCACGCACTGGAGTCGGCCGCCTCGGCACTGGCTCACACGCTGCGGAACCGGGGCGTCCGGCCCGGCGACGGCGTTGCCCTCTTCCAGGACCGCTCCCTCGCCTACGTCGTCGCGATGCTCGCGGTCCTGAAGACCGGCGGCGCGTATGTCCCGCTCGACCCGCGCCAGCCGGAAGAACGACAGGCCTTCATCCTCGCCGACACCGGCGCCGTCCTGCTCGTCACCGACCGCGACGAGCAGGACGTGGCCTTCGCCGGCGAAGTCCCCGTGCTCCGGCTCACCGAGGACATGACCCTGCCGCAGCAGGACACGAGCCCGCTCGATGTGGCGGTCCACCCCGATCAGCTTGCCTATGTGATGTACACGTCGGGTTCGAGTGGTATGCCGAAGGGTGTTGCCAATACGCACCGTAATGTGGTCGAGCTGGCGCTTGATCCGTGGTGGGGTGCGGGGGAGCGGCATCGGAGGGTGCTTGCGTATTCGCCGCTCGCTTTTGATTCCTCGACCTATGAGTTGTGGGTTCCGTTGCTGAGTGGCGGGACGGCTGTCGTTCTTCCGGTCGTGAAGGTCGATGTCGCCGAGCTGGGTGAGGCGCTGGTGCGGCACGGGATCAGTGCGGTGTATTTCACGACGGCGCTTTTCGACGCGATGGCCTCGGAGGCTGTGGAGTGTCTGGCGGGTCTGTCGGAGATCTGGACGGGCGGTGATGTGCTGTCTCCGGTCGCGTTGCGGAAGGTGCTTGACGCCTGTCCGGCGACGTCCGTGGTCCATGCCTATGGTCCGACCGAGTCCACGGTTTTCTGCAGTTATCAGGTCTTCGGTGCTGCCCGGCGGGCGGTCGAGCGTCTTCATCTGGGTGTTCCGATGGCCAATACGCGTATGTATGTTCTCGATGCGCGGCTGCGGCCTGTCGTTCCCGGGGTGGTGGGGGA from Streptomyces sp. NBC_01754 includes:
- a CDS encoding asparagine synthetase A; this encodes MTVTVTIAEAVDEAPLPFPSSPDAHLTDPLTRATLRVQSRMLAATRAFLTARGFQELLPPIIGPVTDPGIRGSKQVDVDFYGHTYKMMTSAILYKQASLLAFDKIFYIAPNVRLEPLETAVTHRHLAEFHQIDVEIRDARREDAMDLAEQLVTHVVADAVAGLPDDLALLGRDTDTLHKAVAASFGRVAHRQATTELTGLGHPQDPAAEIDWQGEEIVSARAGRPFFITDYPKGSRGFYDKEDAQHPGVLRNFDLIAPEGYGELASGSEREHDYASLVTRMRETGENPAKYGWYLDLARRGIPASSGFGIGLERFTRYVTGRQAAWQASAYPKLPGVVSA
- a CDS encoding methylaspartate mutase; protein product: MTSFGRFVAAARARGALVVQPRMGFSEPVRMRAGLRATKGAADAVAGTLTIDSYTRVGDEPSAVRALDRGVPLNGYPITSYSPDTSRWMLDGIEEARFPVQVRHGSARPQRIVAALARLGLTATEGGPVSYCLPYGRTPLVDSVRNWQETCEQLAALRTDGAEPHLESFGGCMLGQLCPPGLLVAISALEGVFFHRAGLRSISLSYAQQTSVAQDQQAIRALRRLAADLLPETDWHIVVYTYMGVYPRSTRGAHALLEDSATLAVTAGAQRLIVKTAAEAHRIPTVAENVRALRIAADAAARAADRSDRSDRSDGADDPADNPVYAEARALVDAVLDLDADLGTALSKAFERGYLDVPFCLHPDNAGRSRSHIDETGRLTWSDIGAMPIGQVTPLHGSRLTAAGLHDALTFVQRRYDDHLDHDDDHTPAVPLLQEV